A stretch of Haloprofundus halophilus DNA encodes these proteins:
- a CDS encoding DNA-methyltransferase — protein MQTEHVHRLGDAAAMDDVDTGSVELVVTSPPYPMISLWDDLFSARDPRVADALAAGDADAAFERMHAQLDAVWDEIVRVLAPGGVVCVNVGDATRSIGGAFRQFPNHSRVLSALRERGLRPLPDVLWRKPTNRLTKFMGSGTLPPNAYVTLEHEYILVFRKGGPREFEAGDDCRYESAFFWEERNEWFSDLWTLTGTDQTLAAPGDGRKRSAAFPLELPLRLVRMYSVYGDTVLDPFLGTATTTLAAMLAGRNSVGYELDATVLEAFDRRLDGLAERSRERTRERVARHESFVAETDAEVAYRATNYDFPVVTKQERDVRLYTVSNVDVVDRVEDGRRYVVSHVPYER, from the coding sequence GTGCAGACAGAACACGTCCATCGACTCGGCGACGCTGCGGCGATGGACGACGTGGATACGGGGTCCGTCGAACTGGTGGTCACGTCGCCGCCGTATCCGATGATTTCGCTGTGGGACGACCTCTTCTCCGCGCGCGACCCGCGCGTCGCCGACGCGTTGGCGGCGGGCGACGCCGACGCCGCCTTCGAGCGGATGCACGCACAGCTCGACGCGGTGTGGGACGAGATCGTCCGCGTGCTCGCTCCGGGCGGGGTCGTCTGCGTCAACGTCGGCGACGCCACGCGGTCGATAGGGGGGGCGTTCCGACAGTTTCCGAACCACTCGCGGGTGCTGTCGGCGCTCCGGGAGCGGGGACTCCGTCCCCTCCCGGACGTGCTCTGGCGGAAGCCGACGAACCGCCTGACGAAGTTCATGGGGTCGGGGACGTTACCGCCGAACGCCTACGTCACGCTCGAACACGAGTACATCCTCGTGTTCAGGAAGGGCGGTCCCCGCGAGTTCGAGGCGGGCGACGACTGCCGATACGAGAGCGCTTTCTTCTGGGAGGAGCGAAACGAGTGGTTCTCGGACCTCTGGACGCTCACCGGCACCGACCAGACGCTGGCGGCGCCCGGCGACGGCCGTAAGCGTTCGGCTGCGTTCCCCTTGGAACTGCCGCTCCGACTGGTCCGCATGTACTCGGTGTACGGCGACACCGTGCTGGACCCCTTCCTCGGGACCGCAACGACGACGTTGGCCGCGATGCTCGCGGGGCGCAACTCGGTCGGCTACGAGCTCGACGCGACGGTGCTCGAGGCGTTCGACCGCCGGCTCGACGGACTCGCCGAGCGGTCCCGAGAGCGGACCCGAGAGCGGGTCGCCCGCCACGAATCGTTCGTCGCCGAGACGGACGCGGAGGTCGCCTATCGCGCCACCAACTACGACTTCCCGGTCGTGACGAAACAGGAACGAGACGTTCGACTGTACACGGTCTCCAACGTCGACGTGGTCGACCGAGTCGAAGACGGGCGTCGGTACGTCGTCTCGCACGTTCCCTACGAGAGGTAA
- a CDS encoding type I 3-dehydroquinate dehydratase, with the protein MEFDSFTLAASTDDLGPAQELAVVREHADIVEFRLDLAGDPLEALDDYDGDLPVLVTNRPEWEGGEASDDGRLATLEAAFDHDAVVAVDVELAALGPHGPDVPSAVDLRSTARERGLTVVTSVHDFRKTPAMDNLRSLLSAACEAGDVGKLAVTAADRADSLALLSVTHEATAAGHQVATMAMGEPGRHTRAVAPVYGSKIGYAPPRAENATAPGQYDLQTLAELVRRL; encoded by the coding sequence ATGGAGTTCGACTCGTTCACGCTGGCGGCCAGTACGGACGACCTGGGACCAGCGCAGGAACTGGCCGTAGTGCGAGAACACGCCGATATCGTCGAGTTCCGGTTGGACCTCGCGGGGGACCCGCTGGAGGCGCTCGACGACTACGACGGCGACCTCCCCGTACTCGTGACGAACCGCCCAGAGTGGGAGGGTGGAGAGGCGTCGGACGACGGCCGACTGGCGACGCTCGAAGCGGCGTTCGACCACGACGCCGTCGTCGCCGTCGACGTCGAACTCGCGGCGCTCGGCCCTCACGGACCGGACGTCCCGAGCGCCGTCGACCTCCGCTCGACCGCCAGAGAACGCGGCCTCACCGTCGTCACGTCCGTTCACGACTTCCGGAAGACGCCGGCGATGGACAACCTGCGGAGCCTCCTGTCGGCGGCGTGCGAGGCGGGCGACGTCGGGAAACTGGCGGTGACGGCCGCGGACCGCGCGGACAGCCTCGCGCTGCTCTCGGTGACCCACGAGGCGACGGCGGCCGGTCACCAGGTGGCGACGATGGCGATGGGCGAACCGGGCCGCCACACGCGCGCCGTCGCGCCGGTGTACGGGTCGAAAATCGGCTACGCGCCGCCGCGCGCCGAGAACGCGACCGCTCCCGGACAGTACGACCTGCAGACGCTCGCCGAGTTGGTGCGACGGCTCTAA
- a CDS encoding zinc ribbon domain-containing protein, which yields MTDTPRRALVAAVLGTVFATVGIAGVAHLYLRRWRRGVGWFLFVGGSAVALVFALNPSTLSISAVLAEPVAALASANVEPAAVYPPLLVLLGLSVYDACRIAVKPAASGDADVACPVCGYPLDTELEFCHWCSSAIVWSEPGAESDR from the coding sequence ATGACCGACACACCCCGGCGCGCGCTCGTCGCCGCCGTTCTCGGGACTGTGTTCGCCACCGTCGGCATCGCGGGCGTCGCCCACCTCTACCTCCGGCGGTGGCGTCGCGGCGTGGGTTGGTTTCTGTTCGTCGGCGGCAGCGCCGTCGCGCTCGTGTTCGCGCTGAACCCCTCGACGCTGTCGATATCGGCGGTGCTCGCGGAGCCGGTCGCGGCGCTCGCGTCGGCGAACGTCGAACCCGCGGCCGTCTACCCGCCGCTTCTGGTGCTCCTGGGTCTCAGCGTCTACGACGCCTGCCGCATCGCCGTCAAGCCGGCCGCGTCGGGTGACGCGGACGTCGCCTGTCCGGTCTGCGGCTATCCGCTCGACACCGAACTGGAGTTCTGTCACTGGTGTAGCTCGGCTATCGTGTGGTCCGAACCCGGCGCCGAGTCGGACCGCTGA